A single region of the Arthrobacter sp. V1I7 genome encodes:
- a CDS encoding long-chain fatty acid--CoA ligase yields MREISVPPLVDVPPEWNVTDLVLRQAAKASNPALFSRLDAAGQWQDVRATDFLADASLLAKGLMASGVAAGDRVGIMSRTRYEWALIDFAIWFAGAVSVPIYETSSPSQVAWNLGDSGAVAAFGESAHHEDIIRQAATSEGLTALAHVWQLEGTGLDEVRAAGTEISDEELESRRSTAGLTDIATIIYTSGTTGRPKGCELTHGNFVELSENVLATSLGAVVNENARTIMFLPLAHVFARFISVLAVAAGVTVAHTPDIKHLLPDLQSYQPTFILAVPRVFEKVYNSALTKAEDGGKGAIFHRAADTAIAYSRARQTGKVGLGLKLQHAVFDKLVYSKLRAAMGGQVAHAVSGGGPLGERLGHFFQGIGMQILEGYGLTETTAPVTVNTPELIRIGTVGAPIPGNAVRIADDGEILVKGVCVMHGYYQREDLSGDAFEDGWLRTGDIGQLDEQGFLTITGRKKEIIVTASGKNVVPALLEDQIRADALVSQVLVVGDNRPFIGALVTLDEEALPGWLHRHGLPASTTLAEATDNAVIKAAVQELINSANQSVSQAEAIKSFRIVPADFTESSGHLTPSMKVKRAQVLKDFEDVIEEMYSSPRPAHA; encoded by the coding sequence GTGCGAGAAATCAGTGTCCCGCCCCTGGTGGACGTCCCCCCGGAATGGAACGTCACGGACCTGGTGCTGCGCCAGGCCGCCAAGGCGTCAAATCCCGCCCTGTTCTCGCGCCTTGATGCTGCGGGCCAGTGGCAGGACGTCCGGGCCACTGATTTCCTGGCCGACGCCTCCCTGCTCGCGAAGGGCCTGATGGCCAGCGGCGTTGCCGCCGGCGACAGGGTCGGCATCATGTCCCGCACCCGGTACGAATGGGCCCTCATCGACTTCGCCATCTGGTTTGCCGGCGCCGTGTCCGTTCCCATCTATGAGACCTCCTCCCCGTCCCAGGTCGCCTGGAACCTGGGCGACTCGGGCGCCGTTGCCGCCTTCGGCGAATCCGCCCATCACGAGGACATCATCCGCCAGGCTGCGACATCCGAAGGCCTGACCGCGCTGGCGCACGTCTGGCAACTCGAGGGCACGGGCCTGGATGAGGTCCGCGCGGCAGGCACGGAGATCAGCGACGAGGAGCTGGAGTCCCGGCGCAGCACGGCAGGCCTGACAGACATCGCCACGATCATCTACACCTCCGGGACCACGGGCCGCCCCAAGGGCTGCGAACTGACGCACGGCAACTTCGTGGAGCTCTCCGAAAACGTGCTGGCCACCTCGCTCGGCGCCGTCGTGAACGAAAATGCCAGGACCATCATGTTCCTGCCGCTGGCGCACGTCTTCGCGCGCTTCATCTCCGTGCTGGCGGTGGCAGCCGGCGTCACCGTCGCGCACACCCCCGACATCAAGCACCTGCTGCCGGACCTGCAGAGCTACCAGCCCACCTTCATCCTCGCGGTACCGCGGGTCTTCGAGAAGGTCTACAACTCCGCCCTGACCAAGGCCGAAGACGGCGGCAAGGGCGCCATTTTCCACCGTGCCGCGGACACCGCCATCGCGTACTCGCGGGCCCGGCAGACCGGGAAAGTGGGCCTCGGGCTCAAGCTCCAGCACGCGGTGTTCGACAAGCTCGTCTACAGCAAGCTCCGCGCCGCGATGGGCGGACAGGTGGCGCACGCCGTTTCCGGCGGCGGCCCGCTGGGCGAACGCCTCGGGCACTTCTTCCAGGGCATCGGCATGCAGATCCTGGAAGGGTACGGCCTGACCGAGACGACGGCCCCGGTCACCGTGAACACCCCGGAGCTGATCAGGATCGGCACCGTCGGCGCCCCGATTCCCGGCAACGCCGTCCGCATTGCCGACGACGGCGAAATCCTCGTCAAGGGCGTGTGCGTCATGCACGGCTACTACCAGCGCGAGGACCTCTCCGGGGACGCCTTCGAGGACGGCTGGCTGCGCACCGGCGACATCGGACAGCTCGACGAGCAGGGGTTCCTGACCATTACGGGGCGCAAGAAGGAAATCATCGTCACGGCCAGCGGCAAGAACGTCGTTCCTGCCCTGCTCGAGGACCAGATCCGCGCCGACGCGCTCGTCTCGCAGGTGCTCGTGGTCGGTGACAACCGCCCGTTCATCGGCGCCCTCGTCACGCTCGACGAGGAGGCCCTGCCCGGCTGGCTGCACCGCCACGGCCTGCCGGCGTCGACGACCCTCGCCGAGGCGACCGACAACGCGGTCATCAAGGCCGCGGTGCAGGAGCTCATCAATTCCGCCAACCAGTCGGTGTCGCAGGCCGAGGCCATCAAGTCGTTCCGGATTGTGCCGGCCGACTTCACCGAGTCGTCCGGACACCTGACCCCGTCCATGAAGGTCAAGCGGGCCCAGGTCTTGAAGGACTTCGAGGACGTGATCGAGGAGATGTACAGCTCCCCGCGTCCCGCCCACGCATAG
- a CDS encoding Fpg/Nei family DNA glycosylase, with amino-acid sequence MPELPEVAALTDFLDEHLRGAVLTKIQIVSFAVLKTADPRFAELEGRAVTGVRRFGKFISLEADGLHFVFHLARAGWVRFTDTPTDIQLKMGKGHIAARLSFSSATGQLGLDLTEAGTKKSLAVYVVRDPYDVPGIGALGPDPFSAGFDVDALAGILGSSSQQVKGLLRSQSVIAGIGNAYSDEILHAARTSPFAIAKSLDRDAVQGLYDAIHNILGTALKEAHGKAPSELKDAKRSHMRVHARTGEACPVCGDTVREVSFADTALQYCPTCQTKGKILADRRTSRFLK; translated from the coding sequence ATGCCCGAGCTTCCGGAAGTGGCGGCCCTGACGGACTTTCTCGACGAGCACCTGCGAGGAGCTGTGCTGACGAAGATCCAGATCGTCTCGTTCGCGGTACTCAAGACCGCGGATCCCCGCTTCGCCGAACTCGAGGGCAGGGCGGTCACCGGGGTCCGCCGCTTTGGCAAGTTCATCAGCCTGGAGGCGGATGGATTGCATTTTGTCTTCCATCTGGCGAGGGCCGGCTGGGTCCGCTTCACCGACACCCCCACGGACATCCAGCTGAAAATGGGTAAGGGACACATAGCGGCACGGCTGTCGTTCTCCAGCGCCACCGGTCAGCTCGGCCTGGATCTGACGGAGGCCGGCACGAAGAAAAGCCTCGCGGTCTATGTGGTCAGGGACCCCTACGACGTTCCCGGCATCGGGGCGCTTGGACCGGACCCGTTCAGCGCCGGGTTCGATGTCGACGCCCTGGCGGGGATCCTGGGTTCCAGCTCCCAGCAGGTGAAGGGCCTGCTGAGGAGCCAAAGCGTGATCGCCGGCATCGGGAACGCTTACAGCGACGAGATCCTGCACGCAGCCCGGACGTCACCTTTCGCCATCGCAAAGTCCCTGGACCGGGACGCGGTCCAGGGACTTTACGACGCGATCCACAACATCCTGGGGACGGCCCTGAAGGAAGCGCACGGCAAAGCGCCATCGGAACTCAAAGACGCCAAGCGCAGCCACATGAGGGTTCACGCCCGGACCGGCGAAGCCTGCCCGGTGTGCGGTGATACCGTCCGGGAGGTTTCATTTGCGGACACTGCCCTGCAGTACTGTCCGACCTGCCAGACCAAGGGAAAGATCCTGGCCGACCGCCGGACGTCGCGCTTCCTGAAATAA
- a CDS encoding FHA domain-containing protein encodes MFGHERKATGDRRGAGGVKASETTSINLTPVRDEPTIPPKVSADERTAVESLPFGSALLIAHSGPNSGARFLLDSDITTAGRHPDADIFLDDVTVSRRHVEFRRTARSFEVVDTGSLNGTYVNHDRVDSVELKSGDEVQIGKFRLTFYLSPARAAGND; translated from the coding sequence ATGTTTGGGCACGAACGGAAGGCCACAGGTGACCGTCGCGGCGCGGGTGGAGTGAAAGCTTCGGAGACCACGTCGATCAACCTCACCCCAGTGCGCGACGAACCCACCATCCCTCCGAAAGTCTCCGCCGACGAGCGGACGGCCGTCGAGTCGCTGCCGTTCGGCTCCGCCCTGCTGATCGCGCACTCCGGGCCGAACAGCGGCGCTCGCTTCCTGCTGGATTCGGATATCACGACGGCGGGCCGCCACCCGGACGCCGACATTTTCCTCGACGACGTCACGGTTTCACGCCGCCATGTCGAGTTCCGCCGCACGGCACGCAGCTTCGAAGTTGTGGATACCGGAAGCCTGAACGGCACTTACGTGAATCATGACCGCGTCGACAGTGTGGAGCTGAAGTCAGGCGACGAAGTGCAGATCGGGAAGTTCCGCCTCACCTTCTACCTGAGCCCTGCCCGCGCAGCAGGCAACGACTGA
- a CDS encoding MerR family transcriptional regulator, translating to MAQAERRGPQVLNIGEVLAQLSDDFPTMTASKIRFLEEKGLINPRRTPAGYRQYAESDVERLRFVLSLQRDQYLPLKVIKDYLDAIDRGERPDNLPQGVTVSPRIVSAELAAELQNRVRRLSEEQLRAESGASVPLLESLLSYGLIGHVNGKFDENALQVARACVQLETHGLEPRHLRPFQAAADREFGLVERAVATLTSRKDAASQARAAEAARELSELCLSLHRALVQDRISRMDI from the coding sequence ATGGCACAAGCGGAACGGCGCGGACCCCAGGTCCTGAACATCGGGGAAGTCCTGGCTCAACTGAGTGACGATTTCCCCACCATGACCGCGTCCAAAATCAGGTTCCTTGAGGAAAAGGGCCTCATCAATCCGCGGCGGACACCTGCCGGGTACCGGCAGTACGCGGAAAGCGACGTTGAGCGCCTGCGCTTCGTGCTGTCCCTCCAGCGCGACCAGTACCTCCCGCTGAAGGTCATCAAGGACTACCTTGACGCGATCGACCGCGGCGAACGACCGGACAACCTGCCCCAGGGCGTCACGGTGTCACCGCGGATTGTGTCCGCGGAGCTGGCCGCCGAGCTGCAGAACCGGGTGCGGCGGCTGAGCGAGGAACAGCTCCGCGCCGAGTCCGGCGCCAGTGTTCCGCTGCTCGAGTCCCTGTTGAGCTACGGCCTGATCGGGCACGTCAACGGAAAGTTCGACGAAAATGCCCTCCAGGTGGCGCGCGCCTGCGTCCAGTTGGAGACCCACGGCCTGGAACCACGTCACCTGCGGCCCTTCCAGGCAGCTGCAGACCGCGAATTCGGGCTCGTGGAGCGTGCGGTGGCCACTCTGACCTCACGGAAGGACGCCGCCTCCCAGGCCCGCGCCGCCGAGGCTGCGCGGGAACTCAGCGAGCTGTGCCTCTCGCTGCACCGGGCCCTGGTCCAGGACCGCATTTCGAGAATGGACATCTGA
- the gcvH gene encoding glycine cleavage system protein GcvH — protein sequence MSIIPEELSYTAEHEWVSAPNADGVVRVGITDFAQDALGDVVYAQMPEVGSAIKANDVVGEVESTKSVSDIYAPVSGEVVSRNEALDTDSALINSDPYGEGWLIEIKLAEPDAVESLLSASEYEQQVG from the coding sequence ATGAGCATCATTCCCGAAGAGTTGTCCTACACAGCAGAACACGAGTGGGTTTCGGCCCCGAACGCCGACGGAGTCGTGCGCGTGGGCATCACCGATTTTGCCCAGGACGCCCTCGGGGACGTCGTCTACGCCCAGATGCCCGAGGTGGGCAGCGCGATCAAGGCGAACGACGTCGTCGGCGAAGTCGAATCCACCAAGAGCGTCAGCGACATCTACGCCCCCGTCTCCGGCGAAGTGGTGTCCCGGAACGAGGCGCTGGATACCGATTCGGCCCTGATCAACTCGGATCCGTACGGCGAGGGCTGGCTGATTGAAATCAAGCTGGCCGAGCCCGACGCCGTCGAGTCGCTGCTCAGTGCGTCGGAGTACGAACAGCAGGTAGGCTAA
- a CDS encoding bifunctional nuclease family protein, with protein sequence MIEVEIVGVRIELPSNQPLVLLKEIHGERHVPIWIGTPEASAIALAQQGVVPPRPMTHDLLVDVVESLGHSIVSVNIVAVEDNIFYGQLQFENGTTVSSRASDALALALRAKCRIWCADAVMDEAGVRITEHDEGEDTHPGPAVDEEGELRRFREFLDDVEPEDFAG encoded by the coding sequence ATGATCGAGGTGGAGATTGTAGGTGTGCGGATCGAGTTGCCGTCCAACCAGCCGCTGGTCCTGCTCAAGGAGATCCACGGGGAACGCCACGTGCCGATCTGGATCGGCACGCCGGAAGCCAGCGCCATCGCCTTGGCGCAGCAGGGTGTGGTCCCGCCGCGGCCCATGACCCACGACCTGCTGGTGGACGTCGTGGAGTCCCTGGGGCACAGCATCGTCAGCGTCAACATCGTGGCGGTGGAGGACAACATCTTCTACGGCCAGCTCCAGTTCGAGAACGGCACCACCGTCAGCTCCCGGGCATCCGATGCGCTGGCCCTCGCGCTCCGCGCCAAATGCCGGATCTGGTGCGCCGACGCCGTCATGGACGAGGCCGGTGTCCGGATCACCGAACACGACGAGGGCGAGGACACGCACCCCGGCCCGGCGGTCGATGAAGAAGGCGAGCTGCGGCGCTTCCGGGAGTTCCTCGACGACGTCGAGCCCGAGGACTTCGCCGGCTGA
- a CDS encoding MerR family transcriptional regulator, producing MSPKGEAGELKQTPAAGVAVPASGAQGLLFTEDLPVLDEDAGYRGPTACKAAGITYRQLDYWARTGLVEPAVRGAAGSGSQRLYGFRDILVLKVVKRLLDTGVSLQQIRTAVEHLRERGVEDLAQITLMSDGASVYECTSADEVIDLVQGGQGVFGIAVGRVWREVEGSLAALPSEHAAVQSFPDDELSKRRATRKTG from the coding sequence GTGAGTCCGAAAGGCGAAGCGGGCGAGCTTAAGCAGACCCCGGCGGCCGGCGTGGCCGTACCCGCCAGCGGTGCCCAGGGTCTGCTGTTCACCGAGGATCTTCCCGTCCTGGACGAAGACGCAGGCTATCGCGGGCCCACCGCTTGCAAGGCCGCCGGCATCACCTACCGCCAACTGGACTACTGGGCCCGGACCGGGCTCGTGGAACCCGCTGTGCGCGGTGCCGCCGGATCGGGCTCCCAGCGGCTCTACGGTTTCCGGGACATCCTGGTCCTCAAGGTCGTCAAGCGGCTCCTGGACACGGGCGTCTCACTCCAGCAGATCCGCACGGCCGTGGAACACCTGCGCGAGCGTGGCGTCGAGGACCTGGCCCAGATCACGCTTATGAGCGACGGCGCCAGCGTCTACGAGTGCACTTCGGCTGACGAGGTCATCGACCTTGTCCAGGGCGGGCAGGGAGTCTTCGGCATCGCCGTGGGCCGGGTCTGGCGTGAAGTGGAGGGCAGCCTCGCGGCGCTTCCCAGCGAACACGCCGCGGTCCAGTCCTTCCCCGACGACGAACTCAGCAAGCGCCGGGCCACCCGCAAGACGGGCTGA
- a CDS encoding ROK family glucokinase, producing MHTPMPGPHPAPYRRPAAWRRRTLDRAGGGTGGTAAGQGLREHLRLGRKGLAIGVDIGGTKVAAGVVDAEGRILSQAKRSTPGNDPRAVEQVIVELVEELGRGHRIRSVGIGAAGWMDLDGGTVLFSPHLAWRNEPLRDNLQRLLRRPVLLTNDADAAGWAEWRFGAGRGENRLVCITLGTGIGGAMVMDGRLERGRFGVAGEFGHQVILPGGHRCECGNRGCWEQYASGNALGREARELAAANSPVAQELLKVVDGRVDSITGVIVTDLAEAGDPTSRELLEDVGEWLGLGLANLAAALDPGTFVIGGGLCDAGELLVAPARKAFARNLTGRGFRPAARIELAALGPNAGLIGAADLSRVSSRMHG from the coding sequence ATGCACACACCGATGCCCGGCCCGCACCCCGCCCCCTACCGCAGGCCTGCCGCCTGGCGGCGACGGACCCTTGACCGTGCGGGCGGCGGGACCGGTGGAACGGCCGCGGGGCAGGGGCTGCGTGAGCACCTGAGGCTGGGGCGGAAGGGTCTCGCCATCGGCGTGGACATCGGCGGCACCAAGGTGGCCGCGGGGGTCGTGGACGCCGAGGGCCGGATCCTGAGCCAGGCCAAGCGCTCCACCCCGGGCAATGACCCCCGGGCAGTGGAACAGGTCATCGTGGAACTCGTCGAGGAACTGGGCCGGGGGCACCGGATCCGCTCGGTCGGGATCGGCGCCGCTGGCTGGATGGACCTCGACGGCGGGACGGTGCTGTTCAGCCCGCACCTGGCCTGGCGCAATGAGCCGTTGCGGGACAATCTGCAGCGGCTGCTGCGCCGCCCCGTGCTGCTGACCAACGACGCCGATGCAGCCGGCTGGGCCGAGTGGCGCTTCGGGGCCGGGCGGGGAGAGAACCGGCTGGTCTGCATCACGCTCGGCACCGGCATCGGGGGCGCGATGGTGATGGACGGTCGGCTGGAGCGCGGCCGCTTCGGCGTGGCGGGGGAATTCGGCCACCAGGTCATTCTGCCGGGCGGCCACCGGTGCGAATGCGGCAACCGCGGCTGCTGGGAACAGTACGCCTCCGGCAATGCGCTCGGCCGGGAGGCACGCGAGCTGGCGGCCGCCAACTCGCCGGTGGCCCAGGAGCTGCTTAAGGTCGTGGACGGCCGGGTGGACAGCATCACGGGGGTGATCGTCACGGATCTGGCCGAGGCCGGGGATCCCACCTCGCGCGAGCTCCTTGAAGACGTCGGCGAGTGGCTCGGGCTGGGCCTGGCCAACCTGGCCGCCGCGCTGGATCCGGGAACATTCGTCATTGGCGGCGGACTCTGCGACGCCGGCGAACTGCTCGTGGCACCGGCCCGGAAGGCCTTCGCCAGGAACCTGACCGGACGAGGGTTCCGTCCGGCGGCGCGGATCGAACTCGCTGCACTCGGTCCGAACGCCGGCCTGATCGGGGCCGCGGACCTGTCCCGGGTCAGCAGCCGCATGCACGGCTAG
- a CDS encoding ParA family protein codes for MQVVSISSLKGGVGKTSVTTGLASAAMAAGIPTLVVDLDPHADASTALGVRPAEQLDIGRMLKAPRRARLAENVVPSGWVERAGSNGSSPAGSAASVLDVAVGSAYTGIYDRPDLGRRDLRRLAAVLAGANGYELVLVDCPPSLNGLTRMAWSASDKVTLVAEPGLFSVAGTERTMRAIQLFRKEFAPNLSPAGIVANRVRSGSAEHAFRLSEMQSMFGDLLLAPHIPEQANWQQIQGAAHSIHHWPGDSAKNTAALFDALLANLLKTTGSVRNRSQR; via the coding sequence GTGCAAGTAGTCAGCATCAGCAGCCTCAAAGGCGGTGTCGGCAAGACATCGGTGACCACCGGATTGGCGTCCGCAGCGATGGCCGCCGGCATCCCTACCCTCGTCGTCGACCTTGACCCGCACGCGGATGCGAGCACGGCCCTCGGAGTCCGGCCGGCGGAGCAGCTGGATATCGGCCGGATGCTCAAGGCACCCCGCCGCGCACGCCTGGCCGAGAACGTTGTTCCCAGCGGCTGGGTGGAACGGGCCGGAAGTAACGGCTCCTCCCCCGCCGGCTCTGCTGCGTCCGTCCTTGATGTGGCTGTCGGGTCCGCCTACACCGGCATCTACGACCGGCCGGATCTTGGCCGCCGCGACCTGCGCCGGCTCGCCGCGGTGCTGGCCGGAGCCAACGGCTACGAGCTGGTTCTCGTCGACTGCCCGCCGTCCCTCAACGGGCTCACCAGGATGGCATGGTCCGCGAGCGACAAGGTGACCCTGGTGGCAGAACCGGGGCTTTTCTCCGTTGCCGGCACAGAGCGCACGATGCGGGCGATCCAGCTGTTCCGGAAGGAATTCGCCCCGAACCTGTCCCCCGCGGGCATTGTTGCCAACCGGGTGCGCAGCGGTTCCGCCGAGCACGCCTTCAGGCTGTCCGAGATGCAGTCCATGTTCGGTGACCTGCTTCTCGCCCCGCACATTCCGGAACAGGCCAACTGGCAGCAGATCCAGGGTGCGGCCCACTCCATTCACCACTGGCCCGGCGACTCGGCCAAGAACACTGCCGCGCTCTTCGACGCACTGCTGGCGAACCTGCTGAAGACCACCGGCAGCGTCCGCAACCGCAGCCAGCGCTAG
- a CDS encoding pyruvate carboxylase: MFSKILVANRGEIAIRAFRAGYELGAKTVAVFPNEDRNSIHRQKADEAYLIGEEGHPVRAYLDVDEVVRVAKEAGADAIYPGYGFLSENPRLARAAAEAGITFVGPPAEVLELAGNKVAALEAARKAGVPVLKSSQPSKDLDELITAADEIGFPIFAKAVAGGGGRGMRRVDTREALPEALQAAMREADAAFGDPTMFLEQAVLRPRHIEVQILADAEGNVMHLFERDCSIQRRHQKVIEIAPAPNLDEGIRQALYRDAVKFAKALNYVNAGTVEFLVDTVGERAGQHVFIEMNPRIQVEHTVTEEVTDVDLVQAQLRIAAGETLADLGLSQETVQLKGAALQCRITTEDPANGFRPDVGKITGYRSAGGAGVRLDGGTVYSGAEISPHFDSMLVKLTCRGRDYPAAVARARRALAEFRIRGVSTNISFLQAVLDDADFVAGNVATSFIDERPQLLKARVSADRGTKLLTWLAEVTVNKPNGELTVHSDPADKLPVTDDSAAPSGSRQRLQELGPEAFAQALRAQDAVAVTDTTFRDAHQSLLATRVRTRDLVAAGPAVSKLLPELLSVEAWGGATYDVALRFLGEDPWDRLAALRKALPNVCLQMLLRGRNTVGYTPYPEEVTVAFVNEAAATGIDIFRIFDALNDVNQMAPAIRAVRDTGTAVAEVALCYTADMLDPEEKLYTLDYYLELAQKIVDAGAHILAIKDMAGLLRPASAARLVGALRERFDLPVHLHTHDTAGGQLATLLAAVDAGVDAVDVASASLAGTTSQPSASALVAALAHTPRDTGLSLANVCALEPYWEAVRRVYAPFESGLPGPTGRVYQHEIPGGQLSNLRQQAMALGLGEQFEAIEDMYTAADRILGRLVKVTPSSKVVGDLALHLVGLNADPADFNENPQKYDIPDSVIGFLSGELGDPPGGWPEPFRTKALQGRTVKVRDVELSAEDSAALNSDSRTRQHTLNRLLFAGPTKDYLKSVETYGNLSVLDTRDYLFGLQRGAEHEIELEKGVRLIASLEAVSEPDEKGMRTVMCTLNGQSRPVMVRDRSVVSNVKAAERADTAQPGQVAAPFAGAVTLTVKTGDTVKAGDTVATIEAMKMEASITTPVAGTVSRLAISAVEQVQGGDLLLVVE, translated from the coding sequence ATGTTTTCCAAGATTCTGGTGGCCAACCGCGGCGAAATCGCGATCCGTGCCTTCCGCGCCGGCTACGAGCTCGGCGCCAAGACTGTAGCCGTGTTCCCCAACGAGGACCGTAATTCGATCCACCGCCAGAAAGCCGACGAGGCATATCTGATCGGCGAAGAGGGCCATCCGGTCCGGGCCTACCTCGACGTCGACGAGGTCGTACGTGTGGCCAAGGAAGCCGGAGCGGATGCCATCTACCCCGGCTATGGTTTCCTCTCCGAGAACCCGCGCCTGGCACGGGCCGCCGCCGAAGCCGGCATCACCTTCGTGGGTCCGCCCGCTGAGGTGCTGGAACTGGCCGGCAACAAGGTTGCCGCCCTTGAGGCAGCCCGCAAGGCCGGCGTCCCCGTCCTCAAGTCCAGCCAGCCGTCCAAGGACCTCGACGAACTCATCACCGCCGCCGACGAAATCGGCTTCCCGATCTTCGCCAAGGCCGTTGCCGGCGGCGGAGGCCGCGGGATGCGGCGCGTGGACACCCGGGAGGCACTGCCCGAAGCCCTGCAGGCCGCGATGCGGGAAGCGGACGCCGCCTTCGGTGACCCCACGATGTTCCTCGAACAGGCCGTGCTGCGCCCCCGCCACATCGAAGTCCAGATCCTGGCCGATGCCGAGGGCAACGTCATGCACCTCTTCGAGCGTGACTGTTCCATCCAGCGCCGCCACCAGAAGGTCATCGAGATCGCCCCGGCACCGAACCTGGACGAAGGCATCCGGCAGGCGCTCTACCGCGACGCCGTGAAGTTCGCCAAGGCGCTGAACTACGTCAACGCCGGAACCGTGGAGTTCCTGGTCGACACCGTCGGGGAGCGCGCCGGCCAGCACGTGTTCATCGAAATGAACCCGCGCATCCAGGTCGAGCACACCGTCACCGAGGAAGTGACCGACGTCGACCTCGTCCAGGCCCAGCTGCGGATCGCCGCCGGCGAGACCCTCGCGGACCTGGGCCTCTCGCAGGAGACCGTCCAGCTCAAGGGCGCAGCCCTGCAGTGCCGCATCACCACCGAGGACCCCGCCAACGGTTTCCGGCCCGACGTCGGCAAGATCACCGGTTACCGTTCCGCCGGTGGCGCCGGTGTCCGGCTCGACGGCGGCACCGTCTACTCGGGTGCCGAGATCAGCCCGCACTTCGACTCGATGCTGGTCAAGCTCACCTGCCGCGGCCGCGACTACCCGGCCGCCGTGGCCCGGGCCCGCCGCGCCTTGGCGGAGTTCCGCATCCGCGGGGTGTCCACCAACATCTCCTTCCTGCAGGCCGTGCTGGACGATGCCGACTTTGTGGCCGGCAACGTGGCCACCTCGTTCATTGACGAACGCCCCCAGCTGCTGAAGGCCCGTGTTTCCGCGGACCGCGGTACCAAGCTGCTGACCTGGCTCGCCGAGGTCACCGTCAACAAGCCCAACGGCGAACTCACGGTCCACAGTGACCCCGCCGACAAGCTCCCCGTCACGGACGACTCCGCGGCCCCGTCAGGGTCCCGCCAGCGGCTCCAGGAACTGGGACCGGAAGCCTTCGCCCAGGCCCTGCGTGCCCAGGATGCCGTGGCCGTCACGGACACCACCTTCCGGGACGCGCACCAGTCCCTGCTCGCCACCCGGGTCCGGACCCGGGACCTGGTGGCGGCCGGCCCGGCCGTCTCGAAACTGCTCCCGGAACTGCTCTCCGTCGAGGCCTGGGGCGGCGCCACTTACGACGTCGCCCTCCGATTCCTGGGCGAAGACCCCTGGGACCGCCTGGCCGCGCTGCGCAAGGCGCTGCCGAACGTCTGCCTGCAGATGCTCCTGCGCGGACGCAACACCGTGGGCTACACGCCGTACCCGGAAGAGGTCACGGTCGCGTTCGTCAACGAGGCGGCGGCCACCGGCATCGACATCTTCCGCATTTTCGACGCCCTCAATGACGTCAACCAGATGGCCCCGGCCATCCGGGCCGTCCGCGATACGGGCACCGCCGTCGCGGAGGTCGCCCTGTGCTACACCGCGGACATGCTGGATCCGGAGGAAAAGCTCTACACCCTGGACTACTATCTCGAGCTGGCCCAGAAGATCGTCGACGCCGGCGCGCACATCCTGGCCATCAAGGACATGGCCGGGCTGCTGCGCCCGGCGTCCGCCGCGCGCCTTGTCGGTGCGCTGCGCGAACGGTTCGACCTTCCCGTCCACCTGCACACCCACGACACCGCAGGCGGCCAGCTGGCCACGCTGCTGGCTGCCGTTGACGCCGGCGTGGACGCGGTGGACGTGGCATCGGCGTCGCTGGCCGGCACCACCAGCCAGCCCTCGGCCTCGGCGCTCGTGGCCGCGCTGGCCCACACCCCGCGCGACACCGGACTCAGCCTCGCGAACGTGTGCGCGCTGGAACCCTACTGGGAAGCCGTGCGGCGGGTGTATGCACCCTTCGAGTCCGGCCTGCCGGGCCCCACCGGACGCGTCTACCAGCACGAGATCCCCGGCGGCCAGCTCTCCAACCTGCGCCAGCAGGCAATGGCGCTCGGCCTCGGAGAGCAGTTCGAAGCCATCGAGGACATGTATACCGCAGCGGACCGGATCCTTGGCCGGCTCGTGAAGGTGACGCCGTCCTCCAAGGTGGTGGGCGACCTCGCCCTGCACCTCGTCGGCCTCAATGCCGACCCCGCGGACTTCAACGAGAACCCGCAGAAGTACGACATCCCGGACTCCGTGATCGGGTTCCTCTCCGGTGAACTGGGCGACCCGCCCGGAGGCTGGCCGGAACCCTTCCGCACCAAAGCCCTGCAGGGCCGCACCGTCAAGGTCCGCGACGTCGAGCTCAGTGCCGAGGACAGCGCCGCCCTCAACTCCGATTCCAGGACGCGGCAGCACACCCTCAACCGGCTGCTCTTCGCCGGACCGACCAAGGACTACCTGAAGAGCGTGGAAACGTACGGCAACCTCTCGGTGCTGGACACCCGCGACTACCTCTTCGGGCTGCAGCGCGGCGCGGAGCACGAAATCGAGCTGGAGAAGGGCGTCCGCCTGATCGCCTCGCTCGAAGCCGTTTCCGAACCGGACGAGAAGGGCATGCGCACCGTGATGTGCACCCTCAACGGCCAGTCCCGGCCGGTGATGGTCCGCGACCGTTCCGTGGTCAGCAACGTCAAGGCGGCCGAACGCGCCGACACCGCCCAGCCGGGCCAGGTGGCCGCCCCGTTCGCGGGTGCCGTCACCCTGACCGTCAAGACCGGGGACACGGTCAAGGCAGGCGATACCGTAGCCACGATCGAGGCCATGAAGATGGAAGCCTCAATCACGACGCCGGTGGCCGGCACCGTGTCGCGGCTTGCGATCAGCGCCGTGGAACAGGTCCAGGGCGGGGACCTGCTCCTGGTCGTCGAGTAA